A DNA window from Vigna unguiculata cultivar IT97K-499-35 chromosome 10, ASM411807v1, whole genome shotgun sequence contains the following coding sequences:
- the LOC114166401 gene encoding uncharacterized protein LOC114166401 isoform X2 has translation MSSNQGTNPNPDSKKETAGGKQDTSGGTQGTGTKVLKKGNFLGDYKGCKVLLSSRDKKVFRDEVDVESNFCLKELDGNDALMLFEKVIGGGNKMSMPKEEIQNYCTGLPMRIVTFGVAFKNWIESESKPTLDKFKKQGLVEWQKSSETPNKKKYDLPKNKELKFIYLLCAQMGHLPLVNDLVKYCFGLGIFEGVSSLSAAREKINESIQELKNLSLVSYENPNIHFHMSHMVRDDALSNALMDHNVFAFRDGKLDYWPDLEKCISISICNSYITDGFPQVINCPQLQFLQIETNDPSLKIPERFFSCMKNLLVLILTGFHLSSLPYSIGDLLNLRMLCLERCILDCNLSVLRKFKKLRILSFSGSQLKNLPNELRYLDKLRMLDISDCFKLKIIPFDLFSNLTCLEELYIRKSLIKMLVEKGENKGHNSFLSELKNLHQLKVVDLSIPCVSILPSHLFFDRLKDYKIEIGDLEMFSVGEFRMPNKYEELKVLTLQLKDDTDIHSHQGIKLLFKTAQSLFLGKICVQNVVNELNIDGFQNLKHLSIINNNDVEYVNSTDLSNCVNIFSNLESLCLYNMMKLKMICHGPITIESFAKLKTIKVEMCCQLENLFSFDAIKISASTGTSEIFKCNSNMKKFLASLEMIEVCECGSLKEILQIPLDCGEVCECESLKQILQIPQDYGKVEFLKLRTLTLQSLPSFTCFYTKVERSCWPHSTEAQTTNRGHTKISTEQGGHNDNAPPLFGELVEVPNLENLNLSSLNIHKIWSDQYLSSFYFQNLIKLVVKDCDKLTHLCSLPMASSLKKLKSLVISGCLKMEQIFEIEGSSENKVCVFPKLEEIHLNKMKRLTDMWQTEVGIDSFSSLISVRIEECDQLDKIFPSHMEGWFESLINLQISKCKSVKEIFEINDSQEIDASGGIDTNLQVILLEGLPKLKELWSKDPDGILNFKKLRTIDVSYCDELRNLFPASVAKDVSKLERMSVLRCKRMVEIVSNKDTSEANNDPLEFPELTFVRLYALPNMKQFYKGRHPIKCSKLKELSMGKCMKLKTFLQETSDEKFVFSSEAVFPKLEYMEIDFEEAQNWLSNYKMLKLKELIILNSVHRPDLLYPFLYKMPNLEKLKLTSSYSESLETLRSTNNGQQDRLGVVLQLKQLFICSSDISDLGFERDQVLERLELLRLKGCYNLSNLGPSSVSLSYLTSLKLKRCHRLKDLVASSTAKTMVQLKTMKVINCRQVEQIVSNHRSEEGKRIKIVFSKLISIELVGLMNMTSFCGYKNCEFEFPLLEKLIVRKCPKMKKFSERESIAPKLKDIFCVEGDKKAKWQWEGDLNATIQKIFDDKLSFAYTEDLRLSDDTMEQLWQASRWVHQNSFGYLKSLSFWGCHTVVDVIPSHLLSFFHNLDELSVFSCRAAEVIFNMNDENRIMTKASPIFRLKTLSLSNLPKLEHIWEKDPEGIMGLQALEIMYVYGCGRLKSLFPASLATTDLTRLEVLEVRDCEELREIFGKDEKVGEGTTQHSAFPPLTTLTLDQLPRLTIHCSKQQESTSNLSEGDIQEICLGSRSIPNSYFYLLESLTLDGCEFLTDVLLPFNLLPFLTNLETLEVRNFDSVKIIFDVKCTTQEREMASMGQTLPFSLKKLVVSKLPNLENVWNENPYGILTLHHLQELHVEECKGLTSVFPPSVAKDVVELENQVVEDVLLPFSLLSFSTNLETLEVRKCDSVKTIFDVKCTTQGRDVTYMGQTLPFSLKKLIVSKLPNLKNVWNEDPQVILSMHHLQEVCVEECEGLTSVFPASKDKYLLKNLVVKDCKGLMIIFAEDNIDPRTKLELTCPFVRSLELEGLPNFKYFYYSSLYCDIFTDLESHTENKVGSEKLLKCLSLGEKGVNMILQGEFQPNLLDNIKALTLCLGSDLFRYGILERFPNIEKLVVCDGSFKEMFCCESGNNVLHQLKVLRLESLEELVSIGPENSWTDSFVRNLETFKVIKCGSLKSLVACTVSFSNLICLKVEGCHSLSYLLTSSTAKSLGQLKRMEIKNCDSIEEIVCKEESDEDEIIFPQLSCLNLEWLFKLKRFYRGRLSLPSLEELSVKYCKEMITFCVGSVDAGKLSQVTIDSREVIPLETDLNSIMWKKYLRKISRLDLDRSKPELQEIWRGSLPIPNFCFRELVTLKVNGCPFLSDAVLPFHLFSLLSKLETLEVRNCDSVKVIFDVVKCSTQHTLITFPVKNLVLSNLPELEAVWNEDPPHGILCMQHLKEVHVNECERLTSVFPAYVAKDLELEELVIEECERLVAIVAEDNTDSSLELTLPCPYVKSLKLRGLQKFNYFYCCSLNTHLESPTQDQLPNEKISRLDLNSSKPELREIWSGSLSISNFCFSKLATLIVEDCPFLSDAVIPFHLFPLLSKLETLEVRNCDSVKVIFDDVKCSTQHTLITSPMEAVWNADPPHGILCMQHLKKVHVTRCKRLTSVFPASVAKDLELEELVIEECERLVAIVAEDNTDSSLELTLPCPYVKSLKLRGLQKFNYFYYCSLNKHLESPTQDQLPHEKLQCLSLGENGMKMILRGELERNLLGSLKALTLCFGSDVFGYEILEEFPNIEKLVVCDGSLKEMFCCESGNNVLQQLKVLRLESLEELVSIGPGNSWTDSFVRNLESFEVIKCGSLKSLVAMKKGVSFSNLICLIVEGCDSLSYLFTSSTAKSLGQLKRMEIKRCGSIEEIVCKEESDEDEIIFPKLSCLNLEWLSKLKSFCKGSLSFPSLKELTVYYCREMITLCVGTVKADKLSQVTLDSKAIQLEIDLNSTIRKRFLKENTQRRSQKCLEFKDRADLQEIWSVSLKMHDFCFTYLETLIVDGCQLLSCVIPFAVLPLLPQLQTLQVRNCHSLKTIFDVKCTTQDTSITFPLKTLVLWKLPNLETLWNEDTDGNPGHPEGTNPNLTFPTLTSLTLWDLPNFNHNIHDATPTSELITPNLQHLLVGENELKMIVDGELQKNLLSELKVLGLCFDIECDEFPEYGFLKQLPNVKKLMVWSSSFKLIFCNQRPNNSELLLQLKQLRLESLGELVSIGLENSWTEPFVRNLKTFEVISCSSLENLVTCTVSFSNLICLKVKNCDSLSYLFTSSTAKSLGQLKRIEIENCKSIEEIVCGEESDDEEDEIIFPQLSWLKLYRLSNLRRLYRGSLSFPLLEKLSVTHCNDMVTLCPSTLKADKLTQVRIEYGKVISLDTDLNSTTRKEFGRKISELKKLELKSRPKLPEIWHDPLYIPDLCFSELVTLIVKNCQFLSDAVLPFHLLPLLPKLKTLEVGKCDSVKTIFDLKRTTKDTLVTLPLPLKKLSLSNLSNLENIWSEDPHGILIMHHLKQVHVKECKGLTSVFPASVAKDLIVDDCEGLKAIVADESKEDEIIFPQLMYLEVESCISLPYLFTSSTAKSLGELKSMKIKECKSIEEIISKEGEESDEKVEIKFEQLQHLYLEKLDELRCFYDGNFTLNFPSLEEVHVIKCSSMKTFSASNKIDNSIKWYYSEYARARKETDLNSALNRTSEEEVQVMIN, from the exons ATGTCAAGTAACCAGGGTACTAACCCAAATCCTGACTCCAAAAAGGAAACTGCAGGAGGCAAACAGGATACTAGCGGCGGCACACAGGGTACTGGGACAAAAGTTctaaaaaaaggaaattttctTGGTGATTATAAGGGATGCAAAGTTTTGCTTTCTTCACGTGATAAGAAAGTATTTCGTGATGAGGTTGATGTTGagtcaaatttttgtttaaaggaATTAGATGGCAATGATGCCTTGATGTTGTTTGAGAAGGTGATTGGAGGAGGTAATAAAATGTCTATGCCTAAAGAAGAAATCCAGAACTATTGTACAGGATTGCCCATGAGAATAGTTACATTTGGAGTGGCATTTAAAAACTGGATTGAGTCAGAAAGCAAACCTACACTGGACAAATTTAAAAAGCAAGGTCTGGTTGAATGGCAAAAGTCTTCGGAGACTcctaataagaaaaaatatgaccTTCCAAAAAATAAGGAACTCAAGTTCATTTACTTGCTTTGTGCTCAAATGGGTCACCTACCCCTGGTTAATGACTTGGTCAAATATTGCTTTGGATTAGGTATATTTGAAGGGGTCTCTTCCCTTAGTGCAGCTcgtgaaaaaataaatgaatcgATCCAAGAGCTCAAAAACTTGAGTTTGGTGTCGTACGAAAATCCTAATATCCATTTCCATATGTCTCATATGGTTCGAGATGATGCTTTAAGTAATGCACTCATGGATCACAATGTTTTTGCTTTTAGAGATGGAAAACTAGATTATTGGCCAGATCTTGAAAAATGCATTTCTATTTCTATATGCAATAGTTACATTACAGATGGGTTTCCTCAAGTCATAAATTGTCCTCAACTTCAATTTTTGCAAATAGAAACTAATGATCCGTCTTTGAAAATACCTGAGAGATTTTTTAGCTGCATGAAAAACTTGTTAGTTTTAATATTGACTGGTTTTCATCTATCAAGCTTACCATATTCAATTGGAGACCTATTGAACCTCAGAATGCTTTGTTTGGAGCGGTGCATTTTGGATTGCAATTTATCCGTGCTgagaaagtttaaaaaattaagaattctCAGTTTCTCTGGATCTCAACTTAAAAATTTGCCAAATGAGTTACGATACTTGGATAAGTTGCGTATGCTAGACATCAGCGATTGTTTCAAACTGAAGATTATTCCATTTGatcttttttctaatttgaCGTGTTTGGAAGAGTTGTATATAAGAAAAAGCTTGATCAAAATGTTGGTGGAAAAAGGGGAAAACAAAGGTCATAATTCATTTCTTTCTGAGCTAAAGAATTTACATCAATTGAAAGTGGTGGACTTAAGCATCCCATGTGTTTCAATTTTGCCCAGTCACTTATTCTTTGACAGGTTAAAAGATTACAAGATTGAAATTGGGGACCTTGAAATGTTTTCTGTTGGAGAATTTAGGATGCCCAATAAATATGAAGAACTCAAAGTATTGACGTTGCAGCTAAAGGACGACACTGATATTCACTCCCATCAAGGCATAAAATTGTTGTTTAAAACAGCACAAAGTTTGTTCTTGGGAAAGATATGTGTTCAAAATGTTGTTAACGAGTTGAATATAGAcggatttcaaaatttgaaacacTTATCCATCATAAATAACAATGATGTTGAATATGTCAATTCAACAGATTTGTCTAATTGTGTGAACATTTTTTCCAATTTGGAATCTCTATGCCTCTACAACATGATGAAGTTAAAGATGATATGTCACGGTCCAATTACAATCGAATCATTTGCCAAATTAAAAACCATCAAAGTTGAGATGTGTTGCCAATTGGAAAATCTTTTCTCCTTCGACGCAATTAAAATTTCTGCTAGCACAGGAACAAGTGagatttttaaatgtaattctAACATGAAGAAATTTCTAGCTAGTTTAGAAATGATTGAGGTTTGTGAATGTGGATCTTTAAAGGAGATCCTTCAAATACCACTAGATTGTGGTGAGGTTTGTGAATGTGAATCTTTAAAGCAGATCCTTCAAATACCACAGGATTATGGTAAGGTTGAGTTTCTCAAATTACGAACTTTGACACTCCAATCATTACCATCATTTACTTGTTTTTATACCAAAGTGGAGAGATCTTGCTGGCCACATTCGACAGAGGCTCAAACTACAAATAGGGGTCACACAAAAATTTCTACTGAACAAGGTGGCCACAATGACAATGCGCCTCCTCTTTTTGGTGAACTA GTTGAAGTTCCAAACTTAGAGAACTTGAATTTATCCTCACTCAACATCCATAAGATATGGAGCGATCAATACTTGTCAAGTTTCTACTTTCAAAACTTGATAAAGTTAGTTGTGAAAGATTGTGATAAATTGACACATCTATGTTCATTACCTATGGCTAGCAGTTTGAAGAAGTTGAAAAGCCTTGTCATAAGTGGGTGTCTTAAAATGGAACAGATTTTTGAGATTGAAGGAAGTAGTGAAAACAAG GTTTGTGTCTTTCCTAAGCTGGAGGAAATCCACCTTAACAAAATGAAGAGGTTAACAGATATGTGGCAAACTGAAGTGGGTATTGATTCCTTTTCTAGTCTCATTTCCGTAAGGATTGAAGAATGCGATCAATTGGACAAGATTTTTCCGAGTCACATGGAAGGATGGTTTGAAAGCTTGATTAACTTGCAAATTTCTAAGTGCAAATCTGTGAAAGAGATTTTTGAAATCAATGATTCTCAAGAAATAGATGCATCTGGTGGGATAGACACAAATTTGCAAGTTATTCTTCTAGAAGGACTCCCAAAGTTGAAGGAATTGTGGAGCAAAGATCCAGATGGAATTCTCAACTTTAAAAAACTTCGGACTATAGATGTAAGTTATTGTGATGAACTGAGGAATTTGTTTCCGGCTTCTGTGGCAAAAGATGTATCAAAGCTTGAACGCATGTCAGTATTGCGTTGTAAGAGGATGGTGGAAATTGTTTCAAATAAAGATACATCAgaagctaacaatgatccatTAGAGTTTCCTGAACTAACATTTGTGAGATTGTACGCACTTCCAAACATGAAGCAATTCTACAAGGGGAGACATCCAATAAAGTGTTCAAAGTTGAAGGAATTGAGTATGGGCAAGTGTATGAAGCTTAAAACATTTCTACAAGAAACAAGTGATGAAAAGTTTGTTTTCTCGAGTGAAGCG GTGTTCCCCAAGTTGGAGTACATGGAAATTGACTTCGAGGAAGCTCAAAATTGGTTATCCAACTACAAAATGCTGAAACTAAAAGAGCTTATTATCTTGAATTCAGTCCACCGCCCAGATCTTTTGTACccgtttttgtacaaaatgcCAAATCtagaaaagttaaaattgaCTTCTTCTTATTCTGAATCCTTAGAGACACTGCGAAGTACAAACAACGGGCAGCAGGACAGATTGGGAGTTGTATTACAATTGAAGCAATTGTTTATTTGTTCCTCAGATATAAGTGATCTAGGATTTGAACGAGACCAAGTTCTAGAGAGGCTGGAGCTTTTGAGATTAAAAGGTTGCTACAATTTGAGCAATTTAGGTCCTTCTTCTGTATCATTGAGTTACTTGACAAGTTTGAAACTGAAGAGATGTCATAGATTAAAGGATTTAGTGGCATCCTCCACGGCCAAAACCATGGTTCAACTTAAGACCATGAAGGTAATCAACTGTCGTCAAGTAGAGCAAATAgtaagcaaccacagaagtgaAGAAGGCAAAAGGATCAAAATTGTATTCAGCAAATTGATTTCTATAGAACTTGTCGGGCTAATGAACATGACAAGTTTTTGCGGTTACAAGAACTGTGAATTCGAATTCCCATTACTGGAAAAATTGATTGTAAGAAAATGtccgaagatgaagaaattcaGTGAGAGAGAGTCAATAGCACCAAagttaaaagatatattttgtgTGGAGGGAGATAAAAAGGCCAAATGGCAGTGGGAAGGTGACTTGAATGCCACCATACAAAAGATTTTCGATGATAAG CTCAGTTTCGCATATACTGAGGATCTGCGGCTTTCCGATGATACTATGGAGCAACTATGGCAAGCCAGTCGTTGGGTGCACCAAAACAGCTTTGGATATTTGAAAAGCTTGAGTTTCTGGGGATGTCATACTGTAGTGGATGTAATTCCATCTCAtttgctttctttctttcacaATTTGGATGAGTTATCAGTATTCAGTTGTAGAGCAGCAGAGGTGATATTTAATATGAATGATGAGAACAGGATCATGACAAAAGCTTCCCCAATATTCCGTCTGAAAACACTGTCTTTAAGTAATCTACCAAAACTGGAGCATATATGGGAGAAGGATCCGGAGGGAATTATGGGCCTTCAAGCGCTAGAGATAATGTATGTTTATGGTTGTGGGCGTCTTAAAAGTTTGTTTCCAGCATCCTTGGCCACCACAGATCTCACCAGACTTGAAGTGCTTGAGGTAAGAGATTGTGAGGAATTGAGAGAGATATTTGGGAAGGATGAAAAAGTTGGAGAAGGAACAACACAACACTCTGCATTTCCTCCTCTCACCACATTGACACTGGATCAATTGCCACGCCTCACTATCCACTGCTCCAAACAACAG GAGAGTACATCAAATTTGAGTGAGGGAGATATACAAGAGATATGTCTTGGCTCACGGTCCATTCCAAACTCCTACTTCTATCTCTTAGAATCTCTAACTCTGGATGGTTGCGAGTTTTTAACCGATGTACTGCTACCATTCAATTTGCTTCCTTTCTTAACTAATTTGGAAACGTTGGAAGTTCGAAACTTTGATTCTGTCAAAATCATCTTTGATGTCAAATGTACAACACAAGAGAGAGAGATGGCATCTATGGGACAAACCCTCCCTTTTTCTCTGAAGAAATTGGTCGTATCCAAGCTGCCAAATCTAGAGAATGTTTGGAATGAAAACCCTTACGGAATTCTAACCTTACACCACCTACAAGAATTACATGTTGAGGAATGTAAAGGTCTTACAAGTGTGTTTCCACCATCAGTAGCCAAAGATGTTGTAGAACTTGAAAATCAAGTAGTGGAAGATGTACTGCTTCCTTTTAGTttgctttctttttcaactAATTTGGAAACGTTAGAAGTTCGAAAGTGTGATTCTGTCAAAACCATTTTTGATGTCAAATGTACAACACAAGGCAGGGATGTGACATATATGGGACAAACCCTTCCTTTTTCTCTTAAGAAATTGATAGTATCAAAGCTGCCAAATCTGAAGAATGTTTGGAATGAAGATCCTCAAGTAATTCTTAGCATGCACCATTTACAAGAAGTTTGTGTTGAGGAATGTGAAGGCCTTACAAGTGTGTTTCCAGCATCAAAAGACAAATATCTTCTTAAAAATCTAGTGGTGAAAGACTGTAAAGGATTGATGATTATTTTTGCAGAGGATAATATAGATCCAAGAACAAAGCTAGAGCTTACATGTCCCTTTGTGAGATCATTGGAACTTGAGGGTTTGCCCAACTTCAAGTATTTTTACTACAGCTCACTGTATTGTGACATTTTTACAGATCTAGAATCACATACCGAGAATAAAGTCGGTAGTGAAAAG TTATTAAAGTGCTTGTCATTGGGGGAAAAAGGAGTAAATATGATTTTGCAAGGAGAATTTCAGCCAAACCTCCTAGACAACATAAAAGCACTTACTCTGTGCTTGGGTTCGGATTTATTTAGATATGGAATACTAGAACGGTTTCCAAATATAGAGAAACTTGTGGTGTGTGATGGTTCCTTCAAGGAGATGTTCTGTTGTGAAAGTGGTAATAATGTGTTACATCAGCTGAAAGTATTACGGTTGGAGTCCCTTGAAGAGCTGGTTTCCATTGGACCAGAGAACTCTTGGACTGATTCCTTTGTCAGAAACTTAGAAACCTTTAAAGTCATTAAATGTGGGAGTTTAAAAAGCTTGGTAGCATGCACAGTGTCTTTCTCCAATCTGATATGTTTGAAAGTAGAAGGTTGTCATAGCTTATCATATTTGTTGACATCCTCAACAGCCAAGAGTTTGGGTCAACTGAAAAGAATGGAGATAAAAAATTGTGATTCAATTGAAGAGATAGTGTGTAAGGAGGAATCAGATGAGGATGAGATAATATTTCCTCAGCTCAGTTGTTTAAATCTTGAATGGTTATTTAAGCTGAAAAGGTTCTACAGAGGGCGTTTAAGTCTCCCATCCTTGGAGGAACTGTCAGTAAAATATTGTAAAGAGATGATAACTTTTTGTGTAGGAAGTGTAGACGCAGGCAAGTTGTCTCAAGTAACAATTGATTCCCGAGAGGTTATTCCATTGGAAACCGATCTCAACTCAATTATGTGGAAGAAATATCTGAGAAAG ATATCACGGCTTGATCTCGACAGAAGTAAACCAGAACTACAAGAGATATGGCGTGGCTCACTGCCTATACCCAACTTCTGTTTCAGAGAGTTGGTCACATTGAAGGTGAATGGTTGTCCGTTTTTATCGGATGCAGTGCTACCCTTCCATTTATTTTCCCTATTATCCAAATTGGAAACATTGGAAGTTCGAAACTGTGATTCTGTCAAAGTCATTTTTGATGTTGTCAAATGTTCAACACAACACACTTTAATTACTTTTCCTGTGAAGAATTTGGTTTTATCGAACCTGCCAGAGCTGGAAGCTGTTTGGAACGAAGATCCTCCTCATGGAATTTTATGCATGCAACATCTAAAAGAAGTACATGTTAATGAATGTGAAAGGCTTACAAGCGTGTTTCCAGCATATGTAGCCAAAGATCTTGAACTTGAAGAACTAGTAATTGAAGAGTGTGAGAGATTGGTGGCAATTGTTGCAGAGGATAATACAGATTCAAGTCTAGAGCTTACGCTTCCCTGTCCCTATGTCAAATCATTGAAATTACGTGGTTTGCAAAAGTTCAACTACTTTTATTGCTGCTCACTCAATACGCATCTGGAATCTCCTACCCAAGATCAACTCCCTAATGAGAAG ATATCACGGCTTGATCTCAACAGTAGTAAACCAGAACTACGAGAGATATGGAGTGGCTCACTGTCTATATCCAACTTCTGTTTCAGTAAGTTGGCCACATTGATTGTAGAGGACTGTCCCTTTTTATCAGATGCAGTAATACCTTTCCATTTATTTCCCCTATTATCCAAATTGGAAACATTGGAAGTTCGAAACTGTGATTCTGTCAAAGTCATATTTGATGATGTCAAATGTTCAACACAACACACTTTAATTACTTCTCCTATGGAAGCTGTTTGGAACGCAGATCCTCCTCATGGAATTTTATGCATGCAACATCTAAAAAAAGTACATGTTACGAGATGTAAAAGGCTTACAAGCGTGTTTCCAGCATCTGTAGCCAAAGATCTTGAACTTGAAGAACTAGTAATTGAAGAGTGTGAGAGATTGGTGGCAATTGTTGCAGAGGATAATACAGATTCAAGTCTAGAGCTTACGCTTCCCTGTCCCTATGTCAAATCATTGAAATTACGTGGTTTGCAAAAGTTCAACTACTTTTATTACTGCTCACTCAATAAGCATCTGGAATCTCCTACCCAAGATCAACTCCCTCATGAGAAG TTACAGTGCTTGTCATTAGGGGAAAATGGAATGAAGATGATTTTGCGAGGAGAATTGGAGAGAAACCTCTTGGGTAGTTTAAAAGCTCTTACTCTCTGCTTTGGTTCAGATGTATTTGGATATGAAATTCTAGAAGAGTTTCCGAACATAGAGAAACTTGTGGTGTGCGATGGTTCCTTAAAGGAGATGTTCTGTTGTGAAAGTGGTAATAATGTGTTACAGCAGCTGAAAGTATTACGGTTGGAGTCCCTTGAAGAGCTGGTTTCCATTGGACCAGGGAACTCTTGGACTGATTCCTTTGTCAGAAACTTAGAAAGCTTTGAAGTCATTAAATGTGGGAGTTTAAAAAGCTTGGTAGCAATGAAAAAAGGAGTGTCTTTCTCCAATCTGATATGTTTGATAGTAGAAGGTTGTGATAGCTTATCATATTTGTTCACATCCTCAACAGCCAAGAGTTTGGGTCAACTGAAAAGAATGGAGATAAAAAGGTGTGGATCAATTGAAGAGATAGTGTGTAAGGAGGAATCAGATGAGGATGAGATAATATTTCCGAAACTCAGTTGTTTAAATCTTGAATGGTTATCTAAGCTCAAGAGCTTCTGTAAAGGGAGTTTAAGTTTTCCATCCTTGAAGGAACTGACAGTATACTATTGTAGAGAGATGATAACTTTATGTGTGGGTACAGTGAAAGCAGACAAGTTGTCTCAAGTTACACTGGACTCAAAGGCTATTCAATTGGAAATTGATCTGAACTCTACTATCCGGAAGAGATTTCTGAAAGAG AATACACAAAGGAGATCGCAAAAGTGTCTTGAGTTCAAAGATAGGGCCGACCTACAAGAGATATGGAGTGTCTCACTGAAAATGCATGACTTTTGTTTCACTTACTTGGAAACCTTGATTGTGGACGGGTGCCAACTTTTATCATGTGTAATCCCCTTCGCTGTGCTTCCTTTGTTACCTCAATTGCAAACGTTGCAAGTTCGAAACTGTCATTCTCTCAAAACCATATTTGATGTCAAATGTACAACACAAGACACATCAATTACTTTTCCTCTGAAGACATTAGTTTTATGGAAGCTGCCAAATCTGGAAACCCTTTGGAACGAAGATACAGATGGAAATCCAGGTCATCCAGAAGGAACCAATCCCAACCTTACGTTCCCCACTCTGACGTCATTGACGCTATGGGATTTGCCCAACTTCAACCATAATATTCATGATGCAACACCAACATCTGAG CTAATTACACCCAACTTACAGCATCTGTTAGTGGGTGAAAATGAATTGAAGATGATTGTGGATGGAGAATTACAGAAAAACCTTTTAAGCGAGTTAAAAGTTCTCGGCCTATGCTTTGATATTGAATGTGATGAATTTCCGGAGTATGGATTTCTAAAACAGTTGCCAAATGTAAAGAAGCTTATGGTGTGGAGTAGTTCCTTCAAGCTAATTTTCTGCAATCAAAGACCTAATAATAGTGAACTTCTATTACAGCTCAAACAATTACGGTTGGAGTCCCTTGGAGAGCTAGTTTCCATCGGATTAGAGAACTCATGGACTGAGCCCTTTGTCAGAAATCTAAAAACTTTTGAAGTGATTAGTTGTTCCAGTTTGGAAAACTTGGTAACATGCACAGTGTCTTTCTCAAATCTGATatgtttaaaagtaaaaaattgtgATAGCTTGTCATATTTGTTCACATCCTCAACCGCCAAAAGTTTGGGTCAACTGAAAAGAATAGAGATAGAAAATTGTAAATCAATTGAAGAGATAGTGTGTGGGGAGGAATCAGATGATGAGGAGGATGAGATAATATTTCCACAGCTCAGTTGGTTGAAACTTTATAGGTTGTCGAATCTGCGAAGGTTGTACAGAGGGAGTTTAAGTTTCCCATTGTTGGAAAAATTATCAGTAACACATTGCAATGATATGGTAACTTTATGTCCAAGTACGCTAAAAGCAGACAAGTTGACTCAAGTGAGAATTGAATACGGAAAAGTTATTTCACTGGACACTGATCTCAACTCTACTACGCGGAAGGAATTTGGGAGAAAG ATTTCAGAACTTAAAAAACTTGAACTCAAAAGTAGACCAAAACTACCAGAGATATGGCATGACCCACTATATATCCCAGACTTATGTTTCAGTGAGTTGGTCACCTTGATTGTGAAAAATTGTCAGTTTTTATCAGATGCAGTCCTACCCTTCCATTTACTTCCTTTATTACCAAAATTGAAGACATTGGAAGTTGGAAAGTGTGATTCTGTGAAAACTATATTTGATCTCAAACGTACGACAAAGGACACATTAGTtactcttcctcttcctctgaAGAAATTGAGTTTATCCAACTTATCAAACCTGGAGAATATTTGGAGTGAAGATCCTCATGGGATTCTAATCATGCATCATCTAAAACAAGTACATGTCAAGGAATGTAAAGGACTTACAAGTGTGTTTCCAGCTTCAGTGGCCAAAGATCTAATCGTGGACGACTGTGAGGGATTGAAGGCAATTGTTGCAGATGAATCCAAGGAGGATGAGATAATATTTCCACAACTCATGTATTTGGAGGTAGAAAGTTGCATTAGCCTGCCCTATTTGTTCACATCTTCAACGGCAAAAAGTTTGGGTGAACTAAAAAGTATGAAGATAAAAGAATGTAAATCAATTGAAGAGATAATATCAAAGGAGGGGGAGGAATCTGATGAGAAggtagaaataaaatttgagcAGCTCCAACATTTGTATCTTGAAAAATTAGATGAGCTAAGGTGCTTTTACGATGgcaattttactttaaattttccATCCTTGGAGGAAGTCCACGTCATCAAGTGCAGCTCCATGAAAACTTTCAGTGCATCCAACAAAATAGATAATTCCATAAAGTGGTATTATTCAGAATATGCGAGAGCCCGAAAGGAAACTGATCTTAATTCTGCTCTAAACAGAACTTCAGAAGAAGAG GTGCAGGTGATGATTAATTAG